Proteins co-encoded in one Cupriavidus taiwanensis genomic window:
- a CDS encoding nuclear transport factor 2 family protein → MSKDNTAAGIELLQAFNDAWNRHDLDALMACMADDCVFHGVAGPDLLGRSFVGREAVREGFQLAWQTFPDAQWVDGDHFVVGDRGVSESTFRGTRADGARIEARMVDVFTFRGGKIAVKNAYRKDRPPVVAAA, encoded by the coding sequence ATGTCCAAGGACAACACCGCCGCCGGCATCGAACTGCTGCAAGCCTTCAACGACGCCTGGAACCGCCACGACCTCGACGCGCTGATGGCCTGCATGGCCGATGACTGCGTGTTCCACGGCGTGGCCGGCCCCGACCTGCTGGGCCGCAGCTTCGTTGGCCGCGAGGCGGTGCGCGAAGGCTTCCAGCTGGCCTGGCAGACCTTCCCCGATGCGCAATGGGTCGATGGCGACCACTTCGTCGTCGGCGACCGCGGCGTCAGCGAATCCACCTTCCGCGGCACCCGCGCCGACGGCGCCCGCATCGAGGCGCGCATGGTCGACGTGTTCACCTTCCGCGGCGGCAAGATCGCGGTGAAGAACGCCTACCGCAAGGACCGCCCGCCGGTGGTGGCCGCAGCCTGA
- a CDS encoding NAD(P)/FAD-dependent oxidoreductase, with protein MQAVAPRSSLLAGEQSTAPTRPYDPAYDPLHTPTPGHGREYAPTYWIGTAGEPPADDGPITHDIDVDVAIIGSGFTGLTCAIFLAQEYGIKATVLEANRVSWGCSTRNGGQAQCASGRLKRSQWIQRYGLDTALRLHQEVCDGMETFKGLIKDIDCDPQPGGHLYIAHRDKVMPALEKEAKILREVFKYDARILDADTVRREYVDDKEAAGAMHEPEGIGIHAGKLAFGYLRRARELGAKVHPSSPVTGWETRNGVHYLRTPGGIVRARAVAVATGGYTSQSLHRELKNRLFPILSNSIVTRPLTAEELAACNFRTTQVITDTRILRHYYRLMPDGRLQIGSRSAITGNDAPQDQYKQKLIADMHRKFPALRGIQIDYSWWGWVDVSHDMMPRITQPHPSQSIYYAMGYGGNGVMYSAQAGKRLAALIAGKESSLPQLPIFRSPLPFPNVREMVESQMFAPFRRMGQRVLYHWYHWKDDVF; from the coding sequence ATGCAAGCCGTAGCTCCCCGCAGCAGCCTCCTGGCCGGCGAGCAGTCGACCGCGCCGACCCGGCCGTACGACCCCGCCTATGACCCGTTGCACACGCCCACGCCCGGCCACGGCCGGGAGTACGCCCCGACCTACTGGATCGGCACCGCGGGCGAGCCGCCCGCCGACGACGGCCCGATCACCCACGATATCGACGTCGACGTGGCCATCATCGGCTCGGGCTTTACCGGCCTGACCTGCGCCATCTTCCTGGCGCAGGAATACGGCATCAAGGCCACCGTGCTCGAGGCCAACCGCGTCAGCTGGGGCTGCAGCACGCGCAATGGCGGCCAGGCCCAATGCGCGTCGGGCCGCCTCAAGCGCTCGCAGTGGATCCAGCGCTACGGCCTCGATACCGCGCTGCGCCTGCACCAGGAGGTCTGCGACGGCATGGAGACCTTCAAGGGGCTGATCAAGGACATCGACTGCGATCCGCAGCCCGGCGGCCACCTGTATATCGCGCACCGCGACAAGGTGATGCCCGCTCTGGAGAAGGAGGCGAAGATCCTGCGCGAGGTGTTCAAGTACGACGCGCGCATCCTCGACGCCGACACCGTGCGGCGCGAATACGTCGACGACAAGGAAGCCGCGGGCGCCATGCACGAGCCCGAAGGCATCGGCATCCATGCCGGCAAGCTGGCCTTCGGCTACCTGCGCCGCGCGCGCGAGCTGGGCGCCAAAGTGCATCCGTCCAGCCCCGTGACCGGCTGGGAAACCCGCAACGGCGTGCACTACCTGCGCACCCCCGGCGGCATCGTGCGCGCCCGCGCCGTGGCCGTGGCCACCGGCGGCTACACCTCGCAATCGCTGCACCGCGAACTGAAGAACCGGCTGTTCCCGATCCTGTCGAACTCGATCGTCACGCGCCCGCTCACCGCCGAGGAACTGGCGGCGTGCAACTTCCGCACCACCCAGGTCATCACCGACACCCGCATCCTGCGCCACTACTACCGGCTGATGCCCGACGGCCGCCTGCAGATCGGCAGCCGCAGCGCCATCACCGGCAATGACGCGCCGCAGGACCAGTACAAGCAGAAGCTGATCGCCGACATGCACCGCAAATTCCCGGCGCTGCGCGGCATCCAGATCGACTACTCATGGTGGGGCTGGGTCGACGTCAGCCACGACATGATGCCGCGCATCACGCAGCCGCACCCGTCGCAATCGATCTACTACGCAATGGGCTATGGCGGCAATGGCGTGATGTACTCCGCGCAGGCGGGCAAGCGGCTGGCGGCGCTGATCGCCGGCAAGGAATCGTCGCTGCCGCAGCTGCCGATCTTCCGCTCGCCGCTGCCGTTCCCGAACGTGCGCGAGATGGTCGAGTCGCAGATGTTTGCGCCGTTCCGCCGGATGGGGCAGCGGGTGTTGTATCACTGGTATCACTGGAAGGATGATGTGTTTTGA
- a CDS encoding ligase-associated DNA damage response exonuclease, whose amino-acid sequence MHQEARLDHPRPLPSEPARPGDLIVARPEGLYCPPGDFYIDPWRPVERAVITHAHSDHARFGHAHYLCSEPGRGVLLARLPSIHLNTLPYGERITHHGVTISLHPAGHVLGSSQVRLEYGGQVWVASGDYKLEADGTCDPFEPVRCDTFITESTFGLPIYRWPSQATLMAEIFNWWQANAQAGRASIVYAYSFGKAQRILHGLLHHAGIEGLPGPVIVHGALTTLNAAYAEAGVALPPMALASELPPRSPLLRQALVVAPPSAQRSPWLRRFGDASDAFASGWMQLRGTRRRRGVDRGFALSDHADWPGLLQAISATDAGRIIVTHGNVPVMVRYLNERGWQAQAFETEYGDDDESARAEAQAAESGSDASNEQAAP is encoded by the coding sequence GTGCATCAGGAGGCACGCTTGGACCACCCCCGGCCGCTCCCATCCGAACCCGCCCGCCCCGGCGACCTCATCGTCGCCCGGCCTGAAGGCTTGTATTGCCCGCCCGGCGACTTCTACATCGATCCGTGGCGCCCGGTCGAGCGCGCCGTCATTACCCACGCCCACTCCGACCACGCCCGCTTCGGACACGCGCACTACCTCTGTTCGGAACCCGGCCGCGGCGTGCTGCTGGCGCGACTGCCAAGCATCCACCTGAACACCCTGCCCTACGGCGAACGCATCACCCATCACGGCGTCACGATCAGCCTGCATCCGGCCGGGCACGTGCTCGGCTCGTCCCAGGTGCGGCTCGAATACGGCGGCCAGGTCTGGGTGGCCTCCGGCGACTACAAGCTGGAAGCGGACGGCACCTGCGATCCGTTCGAGCCGGTGCGGTGCGATACCTTCATCACCGAAAGCACTTTCGGCCTGCCGATCTACCGCTGGCCATCGCAGGCGACGCTGATGGCGGAGATCTTCAACTGGTGGCAGGCCAATGCGCAGGCCGGCCGCGCCAGCATCGTCTACGCCTACAGCTTCGGCAAGGCTCAGCGCATCCTGCATGGCCTGCTGCACCATGCAGGCATCGAGGGGCTGCCCGGCCCGGTGATCGTGCACGGCGCGCTGACCACGCTCAACGCGGCCTACGCCGAGGCCGGCGTGGCACTGCCGCCGATGGCGCTCGCCTCAGAACTGCCGCCGCGCAGCCCGCTGCTGCGGCAGGCGCTGGTGGTGGCGCCGCCGTCGGCGCAGCGCTCGCCCTGGCTGCGGCGCTTCGGCGATGCGTCCGATGCCTTTGCCAGCGGGTGGATGCAGTTGCGCGGCACGCGCCGGCGCCGCGGTGTCGATCGCGGCTTCGCGCTGTCCGACCATGCCGACTGGCCGGGTCTGCTGCAGGCCATCAGTGCCACTGATGCCGGCCGTATCATCGTCACCCACGGCAACGTGCCCGTGATGGTGCGCTACCTGAACGAGCGCGGCTGGCAGGCGCAGGCGTTCGAGACCGAGTACGGCGACGACGATGAATCCGCGCGCGCCGAAGCGCAGGCGGCTGAATCGGGCAGTGATGCCAGCAACGAGCAGGCCGCCCCATGA
- a CDS encoding ATP-dependent DNA ligase — translation MKAFADLYATLDGTTSTKARLAALVDYLRIAPPGDAAWAVYFLAGGKPRQIVPVSLLRDLARQAADLPDWLFEESYQAVGDLAETIALLLPDPQDADHAGLAEWVEQRLLPLRGLAPETLLPRLNALWRPLDAHGRLVLFKLITGAFRVGVSRLLVTRALGEVAGIDPKRVAERMVGYTDLSARPDAARFLALLAPEDEDDRALRAGGQPYPFFLAHPLQAPVEQFDTVLGAPGAWLVEWKWDGIRAQLVRRGGQTWLWSRGEELITERFPELLQAAAPLPDGTVLDGEIVIWQHGRVQPFALLQQRIGRKTLSAKLLREAPAILMAYDLLEWQGDDWRTRPQAERRARLEQVVAAHVHPALELSPLVDAGDWEHYARLRDASRELGVEGFMLKAAGAAYGAGRTKDVGVWWKWKIDPYSVDAVLVYAQRGHGRRASLYTDFTFAVWNGPPGTPGRALVPFAKAYSGLTDAEMRAVDAIVRRTTVEKFGPVRSVEPTQVFELGFEGIARSGRHKSGIAVRFPRMLRWRTDKPIDEADTLATLEAMLPATGAAREDAA, via the coding sequence ATGAAGGCCTTCGCCGATCTCTACGCCACGCTGGACGGCACCACCTCGACCAAGGCCCGCCTGGCCGCGCTGGTCGATTACCTGCGCATCGCGCCGCCCGGGGATGCCGCCTGGGCCGTCTATTTCCTGGCGGGCGGCAAGCCGCGCCAGATCGTGCCGGTATCGCTGCTGCGCGACCTGGCACGGCAGGCCGCCGACCTGCCCGACTGGCTCTTCGAAGAGAGCTACCAGGCCGTCGGCGATCTCGCCGAAACCATCGCGCTGCTGCTGCCGGACCCGCAGGATGCCGACCACGCCGGCCTGGCCGAATGGGTCGAGCAGCGCCTGCTGCCGCTGCGCGGGCTGGCGCCGGAAACGCTGCTGCCACGCCTCAACGCGCTATGGCGCCCGCTCGACGCGCACGGCCGGCTGGTGTTGTTCAAGCTGATCACCGGTGCCTTCCGCGTGGGCGTGTCGCGCCTGCTGGTCACGCGGGCGCTGGGCGAGGTGGCCGGCATCGACCCCAAGCGCGTGGCCGAGCGCATGGTCGGCTACACCGACCTGTCGGCGCGGCCCGACGCGGCGCGCTTCCTCGCCCTGCTGGCGCCTGAAGACGAAGACGACCGCGCGCTGCGCGCCGGCGGCCAGCCGTATCCGTTCTTTCTGGCCCACCCGCTGCAGGCCCCGGTGGAACAGTTCGACACTGTGCTGGGCGCGCCCGGGGCGTGGCTGGTCGAGTGGAAGTGGGACGGCATCCGCGCGCAACTGGTGCGGCGCGGCGGCCAGACCTGGTTGTGGTCGCGTGGCGAGGAACTGATCACCGAGCGCTTCCCGGAACTGCTGCAGGCCGCTGCGCCGCTGCCGGACGGCACCGTGCTCGACGGCGAGATCGTGATCTGGCAGCACGGCCGCGTGCAGCCGTTCGCGTTGCTGCAGCAGCGCATCGGCCGCAAGACGCTGAGCGCAAAGCTGCTGCGCGAGGCGCCGGCGATCCTGATGGCCTATGACCTGCTCGAGTGGCAGGGCGACGACTGGCGTACCCGCCCGCAGGCCGAACGGCGCGCGCGGCTGGAACAGGTGGTGGCGGCGCACGTCCACCCCGCGCTGGAACTGAGCCCGCTGGTGGACGCCGGCGACTGGGAGCACTATGCCCGCCTGCGCGACGCGTCGCGCGAGCTGGGGGTCGAGGGCTTCATGCTGAAGGCCGCCGGCGCGGCCTATGGCGCGGGCCGCACCAAGGATGTCGGGGTCTGGTGGAAGTGGAAGATCGACCCGTACTCGGTCGATGCCGTGCTAGTCTACGCGCAGCGCGGCCATGGTCGCCGCGCCAGCCTCTACACCGATTTCACCTTCGCGGTCTGGAACGGCCCGCCCGGCACGCCGGGCCGCGCGCTGGTGCCCTTCGCCAAGGCCTATTCGGGCCTGACCGACGCCGAGATGCGCGCGGTCGACGCCATCGTCCGCCGCACCACGGTCGAGAAGTTCGGGCCGGTGCGCAGCGTGGAACCGACCCAGGTGTTCGAGCTCGGCTTCGAAGGCATTGCCCGCAGCGGCCGCCACAAGAGCGGCATCGCGGTGCGCTTTCCGCGCATGCTGCGCTGGCGCACCGATAAGCCGATCGACGAGGCCGACACGCTGGCCACGCTCGAAGCGATGCTGCCGGCCACCGGCGCGGCGCGGGAGGATGCGGCATGA
- a CDS encoding ligase-associated DNA damage response DEXH box helicase has product MQALFDARGWQPFAFQREVWTAIARGQSGLLHATTGTGKTYAAWLGALMAFATPRAAPSHDKPAPSLTVLWLTPMRALAADTTRALQAPLAELDLDWTVALRTGDTGSAERAAQQRRLPTALVTTPESLTLMLTRADAHDTLRRVRMVVVDEWHELLGNKRGVQVQLALARLRQWQPALMVWGLSATLGNLPHAAEVLLSGVPGERRALVHGHTPKTLLLDTLLPDNASRFPFAGHLGLSMLPHVVEELAHGGTTLVFLNTRSQAELWYQALLDARPEWAGEIALHHGSLDRAVREWVELNLKNGALRAVVCTSSLDLGVDFLPVERVLQVGSPKGVARLLQRAGRSGHAPGRASRVTVVPTHSLELVEAVAARHAVQAGRIEARESPDKPLDVLVQHLVTVALGGGFRPDALLAEVRSAWAYRGLSAEEWQWCLDFVRQGGATLSAYPDFRRAVPDDAGVWRVPDAGLARRHRMSVGTIVSDATMQVRYWSRAGTGGASLGSVEEGFIARLAPGDCFLFGGRLLELVRVREMTAFVRRASGRRPVVPRWNGGKMPMSTELAEAVIDTLAAAAAGRLDPRDTPELPLIQPLVDLQAQWSALPSRHTLLAESLHSREGWHLFLYPFAGRSVHLGLGSLLAWRLGQQVPATFSVAVNDYGLELLASAPVEWARWLPQVLADERRRDLAADVLGSLNAGELSLRRFREIARIAGLIFQGYPGAPKSARQLQASSSLFYEVFRKHDPGNLLLGQAEREVLMQELDAHRLAATLERLSALELDLHALKRPTPLSFPLVVEFLREKLSTEKLADRIARMLADLELAAGPEPGEAAGMPAEMMADAVAEAARFGMADHAGPSARTARRPRRQRKPSKPLPLL; this is encoded by the coding sequence ATGCAGGCGCTGTTCGACGCGCGCGGCTGGCAGCCCTTCGCCTTCCAGCGCGAAGTCTGGACCGCGATCGCGCGCGGCCAGAGCGGACTGCTGCATGCCACCACCGGCACCGGCAAGACCTATGCGGCGTGGCTGGGCGCGCTGATGGCATTCGCCACGCCGCGCGCGGCGCCGTCGCACGACAAGCCCGCGCCGTCGCTGACCGTGCTGTGGCTGACGCCGATGCGCGCGCTGGCGGCCGACACCACGCGCGCGCTGCAGGCGCCGCTGGCCGAGCTGGACCTCGACTGGACCGTCGCGCTGCGCACCGGCGACACCGGCAGCGCCGAGCGCGCGGCGCAGCAGCGGCGCTTGCCGACCGCACTGGTGACCACGCCCGAAAGCCTGACACTGATGCTGACCCGTGCCGACGCGCACGACACCCTGCGGCGGGTGCGCATGGTGGTGGTCGACGAGTGGCACGAGCTGCTCGGCAACAAGCGCGGCGTGCAGGTGCAGCTGGCACTGGCACGCCTGCGGCAATGGCAGCCCGCGCTGATGGTGTGGGGGTTGTCGGCCACGCTCGGCAACCTGCCGCACGCGGCCGAGGTGCTGCTCAGCGGCGTGCCCGGCGAGCGGCGCGCGCTGGTGCACGGCCATACGCCGAAGACCCTGCTGCTCGACACCCTGCTGCCCGACAACGCCAGCCGCTTCCCGTTTGCCGGCCACCTGGGCCTGTCGATGCTGCCGCACGTGGTGGAAGAACTGGCGCACGGCGGCACCACGCTGGTGTTCCTCAATACCCGCTCGCAGGCCGAGTTGTGGTACCAGGCGCTGCTCGACGCGCGCCCGGAGTGGGCGGGCGAGATCGCCCTGCACCACGGCTCGCTCGACCGCGCGGTGCGCGAATGGGTCGAGCTGAACTTGAAAAACGGCGCGCTGCGCGCGGTGGTGTGCACCTCCAGCCTGGACCTTGGCGTCGACTTCCTGCCGGTGGAGCGCGTGCTGCAGGTCGGATCGCCCAAGGGGGTGGCGCGCCTGCTGCAGCGCGCCGGGCGCTCCGGCCATGCGCCGGGCCGCGCCTCGCGGGTCACGGTGGTGCCCACGCACAGCCTGGAACTGGTCGAGGCCGTGGCCGCGCGGCATGCGGTGCAGGCAGGACGGATCGAGGCGCGCGAGTCGCCCGACAAACCGCTCGACGTGCTGGTGCAGCACCTGGTGACGGTGGCCCTGGGCGGCGGCTTCCGGCCCGACGCGTTGCTGGCCGAGGTGCGCTCCGCCTGGGCCTACCGCGGCCTGAGCGCAGAGGAATGGCAGTGGTGCCTGGACTTCGTGCGCCAGGGCGGCGCCACGCTGTCGGCATACCCGGACTTCCGGCGCGCCGTGCCCGACGACGCAGGCGTCTGGCGCGTGCCGGACGCGGGGCTGGCACGGCGCCACCGCATGAGCGTCGGCACCATCGTCAGCGATGCCACCATGCAGGTGCGCTACTGGAGCCGCGCGGGCACCGGCGGCGCTTCGCTGGGCTCGGTGGAAGAAGGCTTTATCGCGCGGCTCGCGCCCGGCGACTGCTTCCTGTTCGGCGGCCGGCTGCTGGAGCTGGTGCGGGTGCGGGAGATGACCGCCTTCGTGCGCCGCGCGAGCGGCAGGCGGCCGGTGGTGCCGCGCTGGAACGGCGGCAAGATGCCGATGTCGACCGAACTGGCCGAGGCCGTGATCGACACGCTCGCCGCCGCCGCGGCGGGCCGGCTGGATCCGCGCGACACCCCCGAGCTGCCGCTGATCCAGCCGCTGGTGGACCTGCAGGCGCAGTGGTCCGCGCTGCCCTCGCGCCATACCCTGCTGGCCGAATCGCTGCATTCGCGCGAGGGCTGGCACCTGTTCCTCTATCCGTTCGCCGGACGCTCGGTCCATCTCGGCCTCGGCAGCCTGCTGGCATGGCGGCTGGGGCAACAGGTGCCGGCCACCTTCTCGGTCGCGGTCAACGACTACGGGCTGGAACTGCTGGCGTCGGCGCCGGTGGAGTGGGCCCGCTGGCTGCCGCAGGTATTGGCCGACGAGCGCCGGCGCGACCTGGCCGCCGACGTGCTGGGCAGCCTGAACGCGGGCGAACTGTCGTTGCGGCGTTTTCGCGAGATTGCCCGCATCGCCGGGCTGATCTTCCAGGGCTACCCCGGCGCGCCCAAGAGCGCGCGCCAGCTGCAGGCGTCGTCCAGCCTGTTCTACGAGGTCTTCCGCAAGCACGATCCCGGCAACCTGCTGCTGGGCCAGGCCGAGCGCGAAGTGCTGATGCAGGAGCTGGACGCGCACCGGCTCGCCGCGACGCTGGAACGGCTGTCCGCGCTGGAGCTGGACCTGCACGCGCTGAAGCGGCCCACGCCGCTGTCGTTCCCGCTGGTGGTCGAATTCCTGCGCGAGAAGCTCAGCACCGAAAAGCTCGCCGACCGCATCGCCCGGATGCTGGCCGACCTGGAACTGGCGGCCGGGCCCGAGCCCGGCGAAGCCGCTGGCATGCCGGCCGAGATGATGGCCGATGCCGTGGCCGAAGCCGCGCGCTTCGGCATGGCCGACCATGCCGGCCCGTCCGCCCGCACCGCGCGCCGGCCGCGGCGGCAACGCAAGCCGTCGAAGCCGTTGCCGCTGCTATGA
- the pdeM gene encoding ligase-associated DNA damage response endonuclease PdeM: MNPDAVSLQQGGALAVSAAGETLWLLPEHALWWPAAGMLMVADVHFGKAAAFRALGQPVPHGTTGDNLALLTRLVRQLPVDQLVFLGDFLHARAARTPAVLQALYDWRQHLPATLRCTLVRGNHDARAGDPPASLGIAVVSEPAVAGPFALCHMPGASPLGYVLAGHLHPACRLRGSGADSLRLPCFLFGPRGAILPSFGAFTGHATVRPQADERAYVVGGGRVWAVGPRRQNSV; this comes from the coding sequence ATGAACCCCGACGCCGTCAGCTTGCAGCAGGGCGGCGCGCTGGCGGTGTCGGCCGCCGGCGAGACCCTGTGGCTGTTGCCCGAACATGCGCTGTGGTGGCCGGCCGCCGGCATGCTGATGGTGGCCGACGTTCACTTCGGCAAGGCCGCGGCGTTCCGCGCGCTGGGGCAGCCGGTGCCGCACGGCACCACCGGCGACAACCTGGCGCTGCTGACCCGGCTGGTGCGGCAGCTGCCGGTCGATCAACTGGTATTCCTGGGCGACTTCCTGCACGCGCGTGCCGCGCGCACGCCGGCGGTGCTGCAGGCATTGTACGACTGGCGCCAGCACCTGCCCGCAACGTTGCGCTGTACGCTGGTGCGCGGCAACCACGACGCGCGCGCGGGTGATCCGCCCGCGTCGCTCGGCATTGCCGTAGTGTCCGAGCCTGCGGTCGCGGGCCCGTTCGCGCTCTGCCATATGCCCGGCGCCTCGCCGCTGGGCTATGTGCTGGCGGGCCACCTGCACCCGGCCTGCCGGTTGCGCGGCAGCGGCGCCGACAGCCTGCGCCTGCCCTGCTTCCTGTTCGGGCCGCGCGGCGCCATCCTGCCTTCGTTCGGCGCATTCACCGGCCATGCGACGGTGCGGCCGCAGGCCGACGAGCGCGCTTACGTGGTCGGCGGCGGCAGGGTCTGGGCGGTGGGCCCCAGGCGTCAGAACAGCGTATAG
- a CDS encoding SDR family NAD(P)-dependent oxidoreductase, which translates to MSTHPFDLTGKVALVTGGNGGIGLGIAEGLAAAGADIAIWGTNAGKNAAAADRLGRHGHKVHTELCDVGDEQAVEAAMARTVAALGRIDGCFANAGVGSGSKAAFDQLATEAWRRTLRVNLDGAFFTLRAAVRQMLAQGEGGVLCSTASVAAIEGAPRAEHYAATKGGVISMMRGLAVEYARKGIRAHSILPGWIKTEMTSAAQGNDAFQDMVHKRVPMRRWGEGSDFAGIAIYLMSPASAYHTGDTFVIDGGYTLF; encoded by the coding sequence ATGAGCACGCATCCGTTCGACCTGACCGGCAAGGTGGCACTGGTAACCGGCGGTAATGGCGGCATCGGCCTGGGCATTGCCGAAGGGCTGGCCGCCGCTGGCGCCGATATCGCGATCTGGGGCACCAATGCCGGCAAGAATGCCGCCGCTGCGGATCGTCTGGGCCGGCATGGGCACAAGGTGCATACGGAACTCTGCGACGTGGGCGACGAGCAGGCGGTCGAGGCCGCGATGGCGCGCACGGTGGCGGCGCTGGGCCGCATCGACGGCTGTTTCGCCAACGCCGGCGTCGGCAGCGGCAGCAAGGCAGCCTTCGACCAACTCGCGACCGAGGCCTGGCGCCGCACCCTGCGGGTCAACCTGGACGGCGCTTTCTTCACGCTGCGCGCGGCGGTGCGGCAGATGCTGGCGCAGGGCGAGGGCGGCGTGCTGTGCAGCACGGCCTCGGTCGCCGCCATCGAAGGCGCGCCGCGCGCCGAACACTACGCGGCCACCAAGGGCGGCGTGATCTCGATGATGCGCGGGCTCGCGGTCGAGTACGCGCGCAAGGGCATCCGCGCCCATTCGATCCTGCCGGGCTGGATCAAGACCGAGATGACCAGCGCGGCACAGGGCAACGATGCCTTCCAGGACATGGTGCACAAGCGCGTGCCGATGCGCCGCTGGGGCGAGGGCAGCGACTTCGCCGGCATCGCGATCTACCTGATGAGCCCGGCATCGGCCTACCACACCGGCGATACCTTCGTCATCGACGGCGGCTATACGCTGTTCTGA
- a CDS encoding helix-turn-helix domain-containing protein, which yields MATLVGFSDQSYLGRRFKRHFGCTPGELLRRGTTPGDDALAQLPQLPQAPPAAMSCLCN from the coding sequence GTGGCTACGCTGGTGGGGTTCTCCGACCAGTCTTACCTGGGGCGGCGGTTCAAGCGGCATTTCGGCTGTACCCCCGGCGAGCTGCTGCGGCGCGGCACCACGCCAGGCGACGATGCCTTGGCGCAACTGCCGCAGTTGCCGCAAGCGCCGCCGGCTGCCATGTCATGCCTTTGTAATTAA
- a CDS encoding LysR family transcriptional regulator, producing MDKARVLTLFLGVVRAGSFRRAAVEAGVTPQAASKAVRTLEAHLGVRLLHRTTRKLSLTDEGARLFELTAPGMRQLDEALEQVRASRGDDDGLIRLTAPPSLGSRVLVPLVKGFREQHPGIGFDVVLSDLFTDLVEARIDVGFRVGTSPGQNLVARRLCDLPLVICAAPEYLARHGEPATLDDLMRHPCTGFRRPATGRMVPWELQVDGNLVYQELPAVASFNDVETEVEAVRAGIGIGQLPAYMVHADLVSGRLRAILTGYSSSQVGLYMYYPHRSQMPVRVRRFIDFVVAASRGAEQSLSRLVGLVA from the coding sequence ATGGACAAGGCCCGGGTCCTCACCCTCTTCCTCGGCGTGGTACGCGCCGGCAGCTTCCGGCGTGCCGCGGTCGAAGCCGGTGTCACGCCGCAGGCGGCGAGCAAGGCGGTGCGCACACTCGAGGCCCACCTGGGCGTGCGCCTGCTGCACCGGACCACGCGCAAGCTCAGCCTGACCGACGAAGGCGCGCGCCTGTTCGAACTGACCGCCCCCGGCATGCGCCAGCTCGACGAAGCGCTCGAGCAGGTCCGCGCCAGCCGCGGCGACGACGACGGGCTGATCCGCCTGACCGCGCCGCCGTCGTTAGGCAGCCGCGTGCTGGTGCCGCTGGTCAAGGGCTTCCGCGAGCAGCATCCCGGCATCGGCTTCGACGTGGTGCTGAGCGATCTCTTCACCGACCTGGTCGAAGCCAGGATCGACGTCGGCTTCCGCGTCGGCACCAGTCCGGGCCAGAACCTGGTGGCGCGGCGCCTGTGCGACCTGCCGCTGGTGATCTGCGCCGCGCCGGAGTACCTGGCGCGGCATGGCGAGCCGGCCACGCTCGACGATCTGATGCGGCACCCGTGCACCGGCTTCCGCCGCCCCGCCACCGGCCGCATGGTGCCGTGGGAGCTGCAGGTGGACGGCAACCTGGTGTACCAGGAGCTGCCGGCCGTGGCCAGCTTCAACGACGTGGAAACCGAGGTCGAGGCGGTACGCGCCGGCATTGGCATCGGCCAGCTGCCCGCCTACATGGTCCATGCTGACCTGGTCAGCGGCCGGCTCAGGGCGATCCTGACTGGATACAGCAGCAGCCAGGTCGGGCTGTACATGTACTACCCGCACCGCAGCCAGATGCCGGTGCGGGTCCGGCGCTTCATCGACTTCGTGGTGGCGGCCTCGCGCGGCGCCGAGCAGTCGCTGTCGCGGCTGGTCGGCCTGGTGGCCTGA
- a CDS encoding Zn-ribbon domain-containing OB-fold protein produces MSDQAYPLWSADPLPHLTASRHRASGAWIFPAVPADSPLAAEHDPVAIRGSGVVYSFTVIHPAPKTGQPPYALGYVDFVGPVRIFGRLQGKARPVIGDRYEARPDAEFGYVFEAVTA; encoded by the coding sequence GTGTCAGACCAAGCCTATCCGCTCTGGAGTGCGGACCCCCTCCCCCACCTGACCGCCTCGCGCCACCGCGCCAGCGGCGCATGGATCTTCCCGGCCGTGCCGGCCGATTCGCCGCTCGCCGCCGAGCATGACCCGGTCGCCATCCGCGGCTCCGGCGTGGTCTACAGCTTCACCGTGATCCATCCCGCGCCCAAGACCGGGCAGCCCCCGTACGCGCTTGGCTATGTCGACTTCGTCGGTCCGGTGCGGATCTTCGGGCGCCTGCAAGGCAAGGCGCGCCCGGTGATCGGCGACCGCTATGAAGCGCGCCCGGATGCCGAGTTCGGCTATGTCTTCGAGGCCGTCACGGCCTGA